The Coffea arabica cultivar ET-39 chromosome 10e, Coffea Arabica ET-39 HiFi, whole genome shotgun sequence region taaaatATCCAATCTTAATAATTATTCTATGAATACTTGTTTAGGTTTTCTAATTCATGTATGAGTAACATTGGATAACAATGTTAAACAAAAGTAGAGCAAGACTTCTGGTTGGAGAGGGACGAATAACAAGTGTAGGAAATGTTTTTGTATGAGTGTGATTTTGAAAATTATGAATTATatgccaatttcttttctttgactTAATGATTCAATCCTGATATCGAATTGCAATTTAAAGTAAAATATGTTAAACCAAAATTCTATAACAGCAAGTTGATTATAATAAAAATGATGTTAACAATGCAAGAATAAAAATCAGGTCCAAAAACCATAATAAGGAAACTATATACCAAGTATGGATTAAAATATGCGTTAGTAAATGTATTGAATTTATATAATTACTCAAGTCTTTTATGTTCTCTTTCTTAAATCCTACATACAAAAAATACATAAATTCACCccaattttataccaaattatagaaaataaatatatggCAAAGTTCTAGTTTCAAAGTGCATATATGGAACATAACCAATTAGCTACAAATTATTCACTTTACATGTATATGAAGATATCTTTTGGAGACAATACCTAAAATGTTAAGAAAATAATATGTAATGTTAAAGTACTTAATAAGAGGTCAACTTTTGTAACTCAAAGTAGAAGTAGCAAAATGGATTGATATCCACTTGTCCATCCATATAGACCATCGTTATATGGATTTGGATGACTTGAATAAACTTAGCTACTCTAACTGGATAATCATTTAAATCCAGTTAAGTTGatggatttaaatggattatcgATATAATCCATGTATATCCAATTAGCAGATCAAAGACGAGAAAAGACATAAGTGTATTAATTTAGTCATTAGCTAAAACTGACTTTTTTCGGGCCACTTCCTCCATCTCTTATATCCTGATAttattctttcttcctttcccgAACTATTCCTCTTCTAATCGTCCTTTGagcttttttaaaaatttttctagtatcattctttatatatcaaatatcaatcatcaGCTTCTTAAGTAAATCACAATTCGGTCtccgctttttttttttttttttttactcttatAGCAGTGGAACCTTAGGACATTTTTCATTAGGGGTAATTGCAAAAATCTTTCCAGAGGTTTCTGACATTAGCACTCATCTCCCCctgtaatttaaaaaatagaaCTGACCTCCCCTAGGAGGAAATTGGAGTCTATTGCTGACAAAAGATTGTGAGAATTTATCTTGATACCctaattatttggagaaatctAATGAAcgaattttgcaaaaaaaaaaaagaaaaagaaaacctgTTTCTTGTCAACAAATTAAGTAATGAATTAAACTACTTGTTAGTTCTACCATGTTGCATAACAAAAATATAACTTGTTGGGGTTATTTTCACTCTCAGAAATCTTCAATGTTGCTGTTTGATTGCAGCTGCAATATTTGTTCTTGATTGTGAAGTATGTTGGGGAGTTGTATGATCCTTCCTATGGTTTGAAGAAGCCATTCTCTTTGCTGCAACACTTCACCTCAAGCTGTCAAACTAAATTCAATGAAAGTAGCTATGTTACCCTCACAAACAGCCACACACATTACTAATAGAGAGTTTTATGTGTCAATTTTATCCTTTATAAGTTGTTGCCATAACTTGCAAATCTAGCCGGTTTTAACTTTCTGTTACTTGGTTCATGATACTTCAACTATTTTATGTGAACTAAAAGGGTTTGCACTTACACCCCTGaagtttattaattattaattgttttgttgtgttttgtcattcctttgctaatactacttggcatgcAACACAAAGGGCAAATATAGCACAAATTTCTCATTTCACttcttaaaacaatattttaatggCATTTTTTATAGTCTAGGCTGAATATGCCATAGAATCAGTAACTTCAAGGAAGATCAATGCTATTTCTTAAATCACAAGGGAGGTGAGTACTAGTGTCAAAAACCTgatcaagggaggtttctgcaattttccgtTTTCATTAAGGAAGGGATCGAAGGATAGAAAAATCATCAACTAATGTCaaagtaattttatttttatttttttcaaaaagtggCGGCTAATTCATTTGTTAAGAGAGAAATTGTAGATGGTCCAGCAATATGGCATAGTATTACATGTCCCTGTTCTCAGCAAATAAATTAGAGAATTTTACTCAGTTGAAGAGGAAAAAAGCGTACACTCTATTCATTTTcatttcatcttttgtttaggCGATATTGAATTGATTTGTAAGTATTTACATAAATCATAAATTTGCAGCATCATTATTTCATCTTTTCATCAAATTTGTTAAGATTGGGATTGCCGAAGGAGATACAGAAATTTTTGGAATATAAATTGCTATGCAGATTTGGATCCTAAATTTAGGACTTGGGTGAGTAAATGGTTAAATGGATGAATCGTGGTTTTCCATTTAAATGGCATCTAattagatccatttattaaatggttcTAATTGGATCGGATTAATTTTATCCACAATCCATTTAACTAAAACCATTTATCAACCATTTATCCATGTTGCCATTTCTAGGTCAAACAACCTAGAAATATTTCAAGaattaataatttttcaaaGGAGAATTTATGTGGAAGGGGGAAAGGAAATGGAATATATTTAGAATTTTAAGGAGGGCAACACAACGGTTTTACATGAAATTTCTGAAAAGTTCTCTTGGAttaaaaggtttttttttttttttttttttattatatcaaAACTCGGGTTGTGGCCCTTTCCCTCCGGCACTAATTTAAAAGCACTCACACTTTTAACTATTATAACCCGCTAGTCCACTAAGTTTTCCTACTAGCACCATTATTCatgttttgattattttatatAATAATAGTTTTTGTTAATATGTTTATTAGGTAATAAAAGTTTAAATTGAGCTTggacaaataaaatttaaaattgtttAAGATCTTGTTGGTAATTATATACAAATTCATTCAAAGACTTTAGAAGAAATTGTTggtaaagaacaaaaaaaattgcCAAGTATTAAACTTTTAATCTAAAACTTTTCCCCTCTTGCGATCTGTTTCATCAGAGAAACTCAACTTAGAAATTGGATGTATATGCTAAAAATTAATTAGAGGAACATGGCACTTGAAAGAATATGCTTAAATAAATATGctgattttataattttcatACAAAATTATTCTGGATAggtaaaaatatttcatttcgtagtatttcaaataaattcaagGAGTTAagatattttgttattttattaacaaaaaaagggaaatttctTGATGTGGTtgcaatttatttttttttgtactttgGATACCTAGAAAAATGAAATGTCTTGGTCAAGTAAATATAGAAAATAGAGACCCAGAAAAAACTTAGATGATACAATTGAACCATTGTATGACTCTGTACAATTAATCCAGTCAAAATGATCCAAAAAAAGTGttactttttatatttttccctATAAAGCATGTCGATATTTTTCAATATTCTAAAGCAATCATAAAAGCTTTTTGTGACTACCAGAGTTGCATAAAATGCTATTCCTATCTCATTAAGGTATCAAGTAGTAGAATTGTTACTAAGGGTgggtttgataaaactaaaatttgaaaattgaagtctgaaatctgaagtctgaatccattaagttattgaattgttaaatattaaatctaatatatttgagtgtatatcacatttagtgataagtgaatagcttatcaattaattttggagcaagttttgcctagaaaattcagtgccacttaattaattcagatgttcagtTTTTAGTGATCAAACggtctgaatatgttaagatctgaatccattaattttaagtgctaaattgggttatcaaacaaTGTCTAAGTTTCCATATAACGAGATTCCAATAAGTTCTACCATTATTGAATCACATGATTATATTGATATAATGGACAATTTTCCTTAAATGCATAAAACAAGCTATTAGTATCTTTCTTAAAGTTGACTTTTCAAGCGTGATGCTATTATACTTTGTATTTAGAGGAGGGGAGACAACCATTCCTGGCAATTCATGGCCatgatttggccaaaaaaatttGTATGATTCAGATCACTTCTTGTATCTCGATTTTCAGAATTTGTGTGAGGCTcacaaaaatttgttctaaaGTTACACGTTGTGCAAACAAAGTTACGTCGTGTGCAAACAAAATTACGTGGTGTGCAAAATGCATAAAACCGCTGCAACCGTTCCTGCCCGCGGTCCTCGTATTTAACATCACTTCTATGTCTCATCAAAACTTTTTTGGTAAAATATCTCAATGTAATAATGATGTTAACCTCAAAATGCTTGTttagatttttcaaatttgtgaTTAACATCACTTCTACGTCTCATCCAAGCTTTTTTTGCTAAAATATCTAACACTAATAATGGTATTAAATTCTCAATACTTGTTTACACTTTCTAATACATGTACAAGTGATATTTGGTAACAATTTAAATCGGTGTTGGAGTCAAGATTTTTGGATAGAAAGGCAAAGTTATAAGTGTAGGAAATTAGTTTTTTGATTAgtgcaattttgaaaattatgaaGTGTAcgttagtttttcattttttgacttaagatttagtcttgacatctaaaaaatttaaaataaaatacttgAAACCAAAACGCTATAAGATCAAGTAGCTTATGGCCAAGATGATTTTAAccaaacaataataaaaatcaaGCCCAACAAACCAAAGAATGAGTGTTGTATAACCAATATGGGAAAAAGTATCCGTTAGCatatcaaattttacatatatacatattacTTATGTCTCTCtctatcttctcttttttagCATCGTacttaaaaaaagaagaaatatatgaAATTGCTATACAGTTTAATACCAAATTGTAAACAATAAACTTTTTGCAAAGTTAGCCAATTAGTTAAAAATATTCATTTTGTATGTTTATAAAGAGATATTTTTGGAGACAATATCGAAAAATTTAAGAAGATAATATATGACAATAAAGTATTTAATAAGAAGTTTATTTTTTATACCATTTAAACAAATAGCAATTTATAAATATTCAAAAAGAGTGGACGAGGGCAAATTAGTATCTTTCCAAAGACAAAAGTTAGCTGGAGAGAGGcactgaaaattttctttaaaaaaagtaGTTCTAAATGAAAATTCTCAATATTCCTCTAGGGTTAAGAGGATTTTACCAAAATTTTGAGGGAGAGAGTGGCTGACCTACTGTATCCCTGTCTATCTATTAGTAATATTGCAACTCACTACATCCACGACTAAGTTTTCCTACTAGCATCTTTACaacgtaatttttttttttttttttgcagtttTTGTACTTTTTTCATTGCACAGTAATGGTCTTTGTTAATATGTTGATAAGGTAATAAAAGTTTAAATTGAGCTTGGAcaaataaaatgtaaaaataatttaagACCTTGTTGCTAATTATATGCGAGACAAGAATATATAAGAAACTGCTAGcaaagaacaaaacaaaattgtcaaatataaatttttaatcTAAAAGTTTTTATCTGTAATTTTCTTAAAGAAACTCAGTTCAGGAACTGGATACATATGCTAAAATTTGATTAGAGAATCTTAGGAAAATATGCTAAACCAAACATGCATAAGTAGAGAAAAGATAACTTATTCAATACAATTTTGCGTTTTCCACACAAAATTGTTCCAAATAAAGATATTTCATTTCTATAAATAAATTCAAGAGATTAATACAATTTGTTGCTTAATTagcaaaaaatgaaacaaatttcTTAACGCGGTTGGCATTATTCCAAAGTTGGTCAAGTAAGGATACAAATAGTACAGCTTAAAGTACAAATAGTACAGCTTAAACCTTTTATTTACCTTCCATATAATACAAATGCAAAGCACTAGGAAATGGCCAGCCAAGTTCTCATCATCAAATCTTTTCTGGGGAGCTTTATCCATTACGGTCTATATAAACCCCAGTGATCCGTACGTAATTTTACCACAGACTCAACCAAATACCAACCcaaagggaaaacaaaaaaggaaacaaaaatgaACCAAGAAACTGTAGTTATCATAGTTGGAGGTGGCCCTGCTGGCCTTGCAACTTCAGCGTGCCTAAATGTACGTGGCATTCCCAATATTGTTCTAGAACGAGAAGATTGCAGTGCTTCTCTTTGGAAAAAACGAACTTATGGTCGTTTGAAACTCCATTTGGCCAAGCAATTTTGCCAACTTCCTCACATGTCATTTCCTTCTGATGCACCAACTTTTGTACCCAAAGATGGCTTCATCCAATATTTGGATGACTACACTTCCCATTTTAACATTAATCCCATTTATTGTAGGCTTGTTGAGTCTGCATCTTTTGGTGTTACTGATGAAAAATGGCTTGTTTTGGCCAAAAACGCACTGTCTGGGGCAATAGAAAATTATGTTGCAAAATTTCTAGTTGTTGCCACGGGCGAAAATGGTCAAGGGTTGATACCAGAAATTCCAGGTCTTGATAGTTTTGGCGGTGTGGCCATGCATTCTAGCCATTATGACAATGGCCAGAATTTTTGTGACAAAGATGTATTAGTTGTTGGTTCAGGAAACTCTGGGATGGAAATAGCCTATGATTTAGCAGACTGGGATGCTAAGACCTCAATTGTGATTCGTAGCCCGGTAAAaacttttaatatttttgttttattctcttttgCTCTCTCATGATCTCATCATCAACTCTTatgattttctaaaatttttacttttcatatttatttttctaatctTTTGCTCTGTCATGATCTCCATAAAAGACATAGATCAAGACGCAAATTCATGGACAGAGAGTTTCTAGAGTTCATTCCACTATAGTCGATCAGCATGATCATTTCCAGTAGAAAGATCTGTGTTTCTTGCAATCTAAGGCATGTTCTTTGTTTCTGTCCACAGACATAAATTTTACCTTTTCTAATTTCAGGTTCATGTTCTAACCAAGGAAATGGTGCGATTTGGAATGCAACTGTTGAAATTCATTCCTTGTGATCTAGTGGATCGCACTGTAGTCATGCTTAACAAGTTCCTGCATGGAAACCTTGCTAAATATGGGCTTGTAAGGCCAGACAAGGGACCTTTTCTTCTAAAAAATATGACAGGACAATCTCCTGTCATAGATGTTGGGACTTTGAAAATGATCAAAAGTGGAAAAATTCAGGTAGACTACTTTGACATACTCATGGcatccttccttttttttttttttttttttttttggtcaagatGAAATAAAACTCGATATAAGACATTCACTACTGTTTCTTGTCAGGTTCTACCGGCAGTGAAGAGGGTTGATGGAGATTATGTTGAATTTTCAAACGgcattaagaaaaattttgatgcCATAGTTTTTGCTACTGGCTACAAAAGCACAGTGAGAACATGGTTAAAGGTACTTGAAATGAAACCTTTAAGTTTACTTGGAATTAATTACCAGTATTACTGATTATCCTTTTATGATATTTAATGAAGGATGAAACTAGCCTTTTCAATGAAGATGGAATGCCCCAGAAAAGCAGACCCAATCACTGGAAGGGAGATGATGGATTGTATTGTGCAGGATTCTCAAGCTCTGGACTGTTTGGAATATCTAAAGATGCCATGAATATAGCTGAAGATATCAATTTCATGCCAGGGAAGGAAAAGAATTAAAAGCTGAAGTATATTGAAGAAATATaacaatatcacttgatgaTGCTATTTTACATACCCGGACATGCAATGAATCATATTGTATCGGTGCCATTAGTGGCAAGCTACCTATCAGTTATTACCATGAATAATGAAATTCCTATTCATATCAAAGTTTTGTTCTTGGTCCTCTGTACTTGCATTTTGatcaaataatcatttcaaTTAATGAATACTTAGTTTTATTAGAATTAACTAATTTATTTTCACTCTTATTCCCTCGCTACAACACTCTCCTTACTcgtcaaatcaagaaattaaacGGCTAATTATTGAAAAGCATCAAACAATCACATCACACCGCTGAAGAAAATATTAAGCCTCTTGAATTTCACAGATATTGCAGGCAAAAAATGAGTGAAAATGACAAGCCTTGCTTACAccaaaaaggggggaaaaaaaaaaagaaaaccccaTAGTAACATATACATGCATGGATGTTACTTTAATCTCTATATTATTTTCCCACCATCATCTAGTAACAAAAGAAGAATGCCTAAAGGGGTAAAAGGCTTATTCACATGTTTGGGAAAAACTTGGAAAAATAAACGCTGACAAGACGAGCAAGAAAAATTGCCCATGAAAATGAATTGGTTATAGGAATTCAACGAAGCtccaaaaaaaatctttttgtaATTGTCCTCTTCTTGttgttcatttcatttttctgtCAATCTATTTTCTTCTTGGCTCAGGTTGGCTGAGTGTGCAGAGTTTTAAATTAACAATCAAAGGTGAGTCAAATTGATGTTTCTTGAAATGCTTAGCTAATAAAGCACACTAATCAGGCAGCAGGTAAGCATTAGAGCTGTCCAAGTTGGAACATTTACATACCAAAGCGCTATTAAGCCTGAAGTTTGACCTAATCTAGGAACTAATGCATATTGATCATAAAGCTTTTCTTTTAGATTATATAATTTGGTATGCTATCATTTAAATTTTTCTAGCTTTCCTTCTATCCTAATCAATTCCTAATTCATGTAACTAGATATGTTATATACAGGAAAACTTCAGCAACGTTATGTGAATTGATAGGATTTTTCCAGTTCAACTTCTTAATGTTTGGGAAGAGGTTCAATTATTTAAGTTCTTAATTCACCTATCAGTACTCTACCAAAATGTGCTACACACCAGCTCCAAGTTCCCTCAATCAATGacaatttgattttgatgggCCGACCAATGAgacaaaaataataaacaaaataagcCAATGAAAGTTACTAGCAAACTAGACTTGAATGATACGAGAACATTTCTAATCGTGCATCACCTTCTCAAGGGAGAATTACAGTTTTGGTTCCTAATAGTTAGTCTCTGTGTTAAATTGATCTCtaatgttttgatcaaaacaaatttggttctcaaaatttcagattttaagcATATTTAGTACAACTGATGAAAATTCAACAATAACTAATGAGTATCTGTTCTTTGTGAAAGTTACAATTagataataataagtaatatgtaaaataaaaattgacCACAAGTTACAATTGTAAAAATgatttgtcacaattagttgTAAACACAAGTAGCAAGATACCTTTAACATCTAATGCTACACATTACAAGTACATATAAAAGAGCATGAGGGTGCTTTGGAGTAATATAAGCCAAAAGGAAAACACTAATTAGGATGAAAAAcgaaaatagagaaaaaaaaaactgaaggaTATTATTATCAAAGTACAAATTTTGCTACCATACTAGAATCAACAATCAAGCATCATATTCATATTGCTCCAGTTGTACATCCTTGGACTTCAAAGGCACATATTCTCCCAAATAAGCTTCAAGATGATCCGACAGGGCTGAtttatcaatgttttcatggTGATAAGACTTGCAAACAAAGTAGACAATTGTTTGAATCACCAATCCAAAGAGAATCAGCTTGAAAAGCAGCAACAAACACAGCATCCCTAATCCCAAACGGTGTAATACTCCAAATCTCCATCCACCATGAACAACATGAGCATAAAACAACAGCTGAATTGCAGCAAGGGACAAATTCAGCTTAAAAAATATGACTATGCTAATCAGCATCTTCCCTTTGATTAATTCCTGGCTTTTCATCATAGCTTTGATCCCATATGAGTCTTCTAAAACAGACACAACACTGGCCAACTGCCAAATTATGGTCATGTAGACAAAGACCAGAATATACACAATCAACAAGAGGATTAACAAAACAGCACCAATCAACGTTTCTCCAAGGGTCATGGTCAATATCGTTAAAGCTAGTAAAGCTATGAGGTTATAagcaaagaaagcaagaaaagtgcACAGAAAAGTGACCACAAGCCTTTTCCAGACCTTTGGGACAACACTCATGACCTTCTTGAAGGTTATTTCTCGCCCGGTATATATACTGGCAATTGTGTAAACAACAGCAGAAGTGGAAAGCAGagaaaaaatgaggagaaatgtGAAGTAAGTGATGTTGAAAAGCCACAGAATTGCCAATTCAGACCATACAAGATCAGTGAGTTTCTTGCTTTTTTGAGGCTCTGATTGGGCACGATGCAATTGGTTTTCAGTGTGGATGATTTTTATCTTGAGTAGATGGGATATTTCTATATGAGCCAAGAAAATGAAGGATAGCGGAAGGATCAAAGATAGGGTGATTTTGCTGAAGATTTTTCTCCATCTAAAGACCACTTTGTAGGCTTCTGCATAGATCCCAAAAAGGCCTAAGAATTGCATCTCTTCTTGCTCTCTGTCCATGATTGTTTCTTCAAGAGTATGCAGATTGGAAAGTTGAAAGAGGACAAGActtgaagaagaaaggaagaaagactAATATAAGATGGCTTTTGAggaagaaaatgtaggaaaattATATTCTGGACATTTGTCTATTTATCTGTCATAGCACCCTTTATTACAAGTTAACTGCATAGGACAATTTCATTATTTGTTTAATTGTTGAGAATGCATTTTATAAGCAACCATTTGGCATTATTTGTTGGTACAAGCCAAATACAGATTGAGTAAAATATTGGATTAGGACATATATTGGAATTAAATTAATAAACAAATGATAGTGTTGGGATCAACCGAATTAGAACATGATAATCCAAAAATGTAATACACTGGAGTAGGACGTGAAAGGGATTAGAATATTTAGACTCATGGAATTAGAATATCCATAATATGTCAAAAACATAATAGATGCATCCAAGGCGATTTGGTGGagtttttcgtttctttctaTATCGATTTAGATACCGCAGTTCACCTAGATATTTACATCTAGATGGCAAATAAAAGGTATCTATTTAGgtttagattgaatgatacattTATCCAGTTACTTACAATTTAGGGGGTACATAAAGTAGGATGTGGCCAAAAATTCTGATCAATGTGCAAGAGGTATATAATTGATATAATTGAACATTTTTTTAGATAATAAACTCAATTTAACAAAAACACAATCTTTTGGATAATAAAAGTAGTTTTCTGTTCATGTCTGACAAGTGAGATTAACAAACTTATATTACTTTCTAGAAGGGACAGAACAGTAATATACTGTA contains the following coding sequences:
- the LOC113711547 gene encoding probable indole-3-pyruvate monooxygenase YUCCA11, coding for MNQETVVIIVGGGPAGLATSACLNVRGIPNIVLEREDCSASLWKKRTYGRLKLHLAKQFCQLPHMSFPSDAPTFVPKDGFIQYLDDYTSHFNINPIYCRLVESASFGVTDEKWLVLAKNALSGAIENYVAKFLVVATGENGQGLIPEIPGLDSFGGVAMHSSHYDNGQNFCDKDVLVVGSGNSGMEIAYDLADWDAKTSIVIRSPVHVLTKEMVRFGMQLLKFIPCDLVDRTVVMLNKFLHGNLAKYGLVRPDKGPFLLKNMTGQSPVIDVGTLKMIKSGKIQVLPAVKRVDGDYVEFSNGIKKNFDAIVFATGYKSTVRTWLKDETSLFNEDGMPQKSRPNHWKGDDGLYCAGFSSSGLFGISKDAMNIAEDINFMPGKEKN
- the LOC113711548 gene encoding uncharacterized protein yields the protein MDREQEEMQFLGLFGIYAEAYKVVFRWRKIFSKITLSLILPLSFIFLAHIEISHLLKIKIIHTENQLHRAQSEPQKSKKLTDLVWSELAILWLFNITYFTFLLIFSLLSTSAVVYTIASIYTGREITFKKVMSVVPKVWKRLVVTFLCTFLAFFAYNLIALLALTILTMTLGETLIGAVLLILLLIVYILVFVYMTIIWQLASVVSVLEDSYGIKAMMKSQELIKGKMLISIVIFFKLNLSLAAIQLLFYAHVVHGGWRFGVLHRLGLGMLCLLLLFKLILFGLVIQTIVYFVCKSYHHENIDKSALSDHLEAYLGEYVPLKSKDVQLEQYEYDA